The proteins below come from a single Roseiflexus sp. RS-1 genomic window:
- a CDS encoding glycoside hydrolase family 2 protein translates to MTNAPALLSLDGVWKLLPVDTFRQGFYPPDDDTWLAQEIPAHWQQHPLLERYAGCMVYRRRFTLPDAPAIPPDQSAPIRYFLRFNGVFYWAQPYFNGVDLGRHEGYFEPFEHEVTAWIAPENDIVVEVECPDEVNKSGKRLITGIFSHWDCMDPLANPGGIWLPVELVKTGPVRLREVLLQTEASGESLAELRFRALFDARAARDVVLRWTFAPVNFAGAVQTIEQRRALADGAHEIAGVLLLNDPRLWWTHDMGAPNLYAVTLEVLCDGVVSDARTFRFGIRTFELHDWIPYLNGTRFFVKGNNYPPTDVRIATTTRERCLVDLRLARECHMNMLRVHGHIAHPALYDAADEMGVLLWQDFPLHWLYRREILPEARRQARAMVRLLGNHPSVALWCMHNEPVYVVDTRDERLITRLRTYASMFIFSWNRDVMDSELKRVVEREDGKRPVVRSSNEFPIPGIRKGTSTHFYYGWYKIYGRLEEWEPLIRRFPQLVRFVTEFGAQSFPNVESCVRFMDADIRRIDWQHLVERHQFQADIMAHWYDWRAARSLDELVQMSQEYQIKINRHYIDRLRLRKYRPTGGIMPFMFHDANPSVSWSIIDYWRAPKRSYDAMRMAFSPQYLFTVLEKESITVGEALDLPVYIVNDDHRDDVVAITARLIGPDDATLACVERSFTLPSDCMAMEVERLRLIPPDPGTYRLELILRGSRVETLVNTYLIHVASAQKGTLYARQSSSHRS, encoded by the coding sequence ATGACGAATGCTCCCGCTCTTCTTTCGCTCGATGGCGTCTGGAAACTGCTGCCGGTCGACACGTTTCGTCAGGGGTTTTATCCGCCTGATGATGATACCTGGTTGGCGCAGGAGATACCGGCGCACTGGCAACAGCACCCGCTGCTGGAACGCTATGCGGGGTGTATGGTCTACCGGCGGCGGTTCACCCTGCCGGACGCGCCTGCCATCCCGCCGGATCAGTCCGCGCCGATCCGCTATTTCCTGCGCTTCAACGGCGTTTTCTATTGGGCGCAGCCGTACTTCAACGGCGTTGATCTGGGGCGCCACGAAGGGTACTTCGAGCCGTTCGAGCACGAGGTGACCGCCTGGATCGCTCCGGAGAATGACATTGTCGTCGAGGTCGAATGTCCCGATGAGGTCAATAAGTCCGGCAAGCGCCTGATCACCGGCATCTTCTCGCACTGGGACTGCATGGACCCGCTGGCGAACCCCGGCGGCATCTGGTTGCCGGTCGAACTGGTGAAGACCGGTCCAGTGCGTCTCCGTGAGGTGCTGCTTCAGACCGAGGCATCCGGCGAGTCGCTGGCGGAGTTGCGTTTTCGTGCGCTGTTCGATGCGCGCGCAGCGCGTGATGTCGTGTTGCGCTGGACGTTTGCGCCGGTCAACTTCGCTGGCGCCGTGCAGACGATTGAGCAGCGCCGCGCCCTGGCGGATGGAGCGCATGAGATCGCTGGCGTTCTGCTGCTGAACGATCCGCGTCTCTGGTGGACCCACGACATGGGTGCGCCGAACCTGTATGCGGTGACGCTCGAAGTGCTCTGCGATGGGGTAGTCTCAGATGCGCGCACCTTCCGCTTCGGCATTCGCACATTCGAACTGCACGACTGGATACCCTATCTCAACGGAACGCGCTTCTTTGTCAAGGGGAACAACTATCCGCCGACCGATGTGCGGATTGCAACCACCACACGCGAACGGTGTCTCGTAGATCTCCGCCTGGCGCGCGAGTGTCATATGAACATGCTGCGCGTCCATGGGCACATTGCGCACCCGGCGCTCTACGACGCCGCCGATGAGATGGGCGTTCTGCTCTGGCAGGATTTCCCGCTGCACTGGCTCTACCGTCGTGAAATCCTGCCCGAAGCGCGGCGTCAGGCGCGTGCCATGGTGCGCCTGCTGGGCAACCATCCATCGGTCGCACTCTGGTGCATGCACAACGAACCGGTGTACGTCGTCGATACGCGCGACGAACGCCTGATAACGCGCCTGCGCACCTATGCATCGATGTTCATCTTCAGCTGGAACCGCGATGTGATGGATAGCGAGTTGAAGCGCGTCGTCGAACGGGAAGATGGCAAACGCCCGGTCGTGCGCTCATCGAATGAGTTTCCCATACCGGGAATTCGCAAAGGAACCAGCACCCATTTCTACTACGGCTGGTACAAAATCTATGGACGCCTCGAAGAGTGGGAGCCGCTGATCCGTCGCTTCCCGCAGTTGGTGCGCTTCGTCACCGAGTTTGGCGCCCAGAGTTTCCCGAATGTCGAGAGTTGCGTCAGATTCATGGATGCCGACATCAGGCGCATCGACTGGCAGCATCTGGTTGAGCGCCACCAGTTTCAGGCGGATATCATGGCGCACTGGTACGACTGGCGCGCCGCCCGTTCGCTCGACGAACTGGTGCAGATGTCGCAGGAGTATCAAATCAAGATCAATCGCCATTATATCGACCGGTTGCGGTTGCGCAAATATCGTCCAACCGGCGGTATTATGCCGTTTATGTTTCACGATGCGAACCCGTCGGTTTCCTGGTCGATCATCGACTACTGGCGGGCGCCGAAGCGATCATATGATGCCATGCGCATGGCGTTCAGTCCCCAGTATCTCTTCACCGTGCTGGAAAAAGAGTCGATCACGGTTGGCGAAGCCCTTGATCTGCCGGTGTATATCGTCAACGACGACCACCGTGACGATGTCGTTGCCATTACCGCGCGCCTGATCGGTCCCGACGATGCAACGCTGGCGTGTGTCGAGCGTTCGTTCACGCTTCCTTCCGACTGTATGGCGATGGAAGTTGAGCGTCTGCGTCTGATCCCGCCCGATCCCGGAACGTATCGCCTGGAGCTGATCCTGCGGGGCAGCCGGGTGGAAACACTCGTCAACACCTATCTCATTCACGTTGCAAGCGCTCAGAAAGGAACCCTGTATGCTCGACAAAGCTCAAGCCATCGCTCCTGA
- a CDS encoding M20 metallopeptidase family protein, which yields MLDKAQAIAPEIIRLRREIHAHPELAFQEVRTAQLVVETLREIGGIDIRTGVGKTGVVGQLGDGNGPTIGIRADMDALPIDEATGLPFASRNPGVMHACGHDAHTAILLGVAHLLRQEFAAGNLHGTVRFLFQPAEEAQDDEGLSGAPRMINDGALDGVDHVIALHVDSGLPVGKITIRDGASSAAVDTFRGWITGSGGHGAYPHLGTDPLWMLLPVMQALHGIVARRINPMHPAVVSLGIVRGGTASNVLPAGVYLEGTLRSFDPQVREQLIVEVERAFAVARAVGGDYRLEIERGYPAGHNDATVSEWIAATTADLIGADAIDRSRSGMGAEDFAYMTQKAPGAMFMLGAAIDDGVNRGHHTPIFDIDERALPIGAAILAETARRYLAGEVKR from the coding sequence ATGCTCGACAAAGCTCAAGCCATCGCTCCTGAAATCATTCGTCTGCGTCGTGAAATCCACGCGCATCCAGAGCTTGCGTTCCAGGAAGTGCGAACCGCGCAACTGGTTGTCGAAACATTGCGCGAAATCGGCGGCATCGACATTCGTACCGGCGTCGGCAAAACCGGTGTCGTGGGACAACTCGGTGACGGCAACGGACCGACGATCGGCATCCGTGCCGATATGGATGCCCTGCCGATCGATGAGGCGACCGGTTTGCCGTTTGCTTCCCGGAATCCAGGGGTGATGCACGCATGTGGTCACGATGCCCACACCGCGATCCTGCTCGGCGTGGCGCACCTGCTCCGGCAGGAGTTTGCCGCCGGCAACCTGCACGGCACCGTGCGCTTCCTTTTTCAGCCAGCCGAAGAAGCGCAGGACGACGAGGGTCTCAGCGGTGCGCCGCGCATGATCAACGACGGCGCGCTCGATGGGGTCGATCACGTGATTGCCCTGCACGTCGACTCGGGACTGCCGGTTGGGAAAATCACCATCCGTGACGGAGCGAGTTCGGCAGCGGTCGATACCTTTCGCGGGTGGATCACGGGGAGTGGCGGGCATGGCGCCTACCCGCACCTGGGCACGGATCCGCTCTGGATGCTGTTGCCGGTGATGCAGGCGTTGCACGGGATTGTTGCGCGCCGGATCAACCCGATGCACCCGGCGGTCGTCAGCCTTGGCATTGTGCGGGGCGGCACAGCGTCGAACGTTCTTCCCGCCGGGGTGTATCTGGAAGGAACATTGCGCAGTTTCGATCCGCAGGTGCGCGAGCAGTTGATCGTCGAAGTCGAACGCGCATTCGCGGTTGCACGCGCCGTAGGCGGCGATTATCGGCTGGAGATCGAGCGCGGCTATCCTGCCGGGCACAACGATGCCACCGTCAGCGAATGGATCGCCGCCACGACCGCCGATCTGATCGGCGCCGATGCAATCGACCGGAGTCGCAGCGGGATGGGGGCGGAAGATTTCGCCTATATGACCCAGAAAGCGCCTGGTGCGATGTTCATGCTCGGCGCTGCGATTGACGATGGTGTGAATCGCGGACATCACACCCCGATCTTCGACATCGATGAGCGCGCGCTGCCGATCGGCGCGGCAATTCTCGCCGAAACAGCGCGACGCTATCTGGCAGGCGAAGTGAAACGCTAG